From one Pseudomonadota bacterium genomic stretch:
- a CDS encoding glycosyltransferase family 2 protein, translating to MDELKILAVVPAHDEAGNIEGVVREILALPFAVVPLVVDDGSSDDTAARARAAGARVVPLPFNLGIGGAVQAGYRYAAAHGFDVAVQVDGDGQHDPSYLRALIEPIARGRADLVIGSRFLTNEGYRSSFVRRIGIAFFCFLIRALTGFPVTDPTSGFRACGRRLIGIFAEYYPGDFPEPEAFVVARRLGAAVEEVPVAMRSRQAGRSSIGKLKSPYYMIKVTVAILLHMLKSKEVYGTWK from the coding sequence ATGGATGAGCTGAAGATCCTAGCCGTCGTCCCGGCCCACGACGAGGCCGGTAACATCGAGGGCGTCGTCCGCGAGATCCTCGCGCTGCCCTTCGCGGTGGTCCCGCTCGTCGTCGACGACGGCTCCTCCGACGACACCGCGGCGAGGGCCCGCGCGGCCGGCGCGCGCGTCGTGCCGCTGCCGTTCAACCTCGGGATCGGCGGCGCGGTCCAGGCCGGCTACCGCTACGCCGCCGCGCACGGGTTCGACGTCGCGGTCCAGGTGGACGGCGACGGGCAGCACGACCCGTCGTACCTGCGCGCGCTGATCGAGCCCATCGCGCGGGGGCGGGCGGATCTCGTGATCGGCAGCCGGTTCCTCACGAACGAGGGGTACAGGTCGTCGTTCGTCCGCCGCATCGGCATCGCGTTCTTCTGCTTCCTCATCCGCGCCCTGACCGGGTTCCCGGTGACCGATCCCACCTCCGGCTTCCGGGCGTGCGGCCGCCGGCTCATCGGGATCTTCGCGGAGTACTACCCCGGCGACTTCCCGGAGCCCGAGGCGTTCGTCGTGGCGCGGCGGCTCGGCGCGGCCGTCGAGGAGGTGCCGGTCGCGATGCGCTCCCGCCAGGCGGGCAGGAGCTCGATCGGGAAGCTGAAGTCGCCGTACTACATGATCAAGGTGACGGTCGCGATCCTGCTGCACATGCTCAAGAGCAAGGAGGTGTACGGAACATGGAAGTAA
- a CDS encoding DUF2304 domain-containing protein — translation MEVKTISLALLAILFITVLELVRREKLTFKYAFAWLLFSALGIAAAVYPPWVYALAALAGFKLPSNFLFSGLLCALVFLSLLLTVFLCQQSRRNDRMAQKIGLLALEIDELKGNRPGPDPRS, via the coding sequence ATGGAAGTAAAGACCATCTCCCTCGCGCTCCTCGCGATCCTGTTCATCACGGTGCTGGAGCTCGTGCGCAGGGAGAAGCTGACGTTCAAGTACGCCTTCGCGTGGCTCCTCTTCTCCGCGCTCGGGATCGCCGCCGCCGTCTACCCGCCGTGGGTCTACGCGCTCGCCGCGCTCGCCGGCTTCAAGCTCCCGAGCAACTTCCTCTTTTCGGGGCTCCTGTGCGCGCTCGTGTTCCTAAGCCTCCTCCTCACGGTGTTCCTGTGCCAGCAGAGCCGGCGGAACGACCGCATGGCCCAGAAGATCGGGCTGCTCGCGCTGGAGATCGACGAGCTGAAGGGGAACCGGCCCGGCCCGGACCCGCGGTCGTAG
- the rimO gene encoding 30S ribosomal protein S12 methylthiotransferase RimO — MARRRAQRTVHFVSLGCPKNRVDTEVLAGLAARAGLAIVGAPSAADVIVVNTCGFIESAREESVAALLDMARFKEGGRCRLLVAAGCLAQRYGAELAAQLPEVDAFLGTSELERLGDVLAGEADRVLVGPAAHHLQAAGTPRFLEPGAPSAYVKIADGCSRRCAFCAIPGIRGPARSRPTAEIFAEASRLAERGVVELNLVAQDTSAYGRDLGGGADLVALVRALEAVEGVRWIRLLYLYPDGVPDALLEVMAGSPKLVPYLDVPIQHASAAVLRRMRRGHGPVALRRLVARARRIVPGVFLRTAVLVGHPGETAADFDELLAFVRSAAFHHLGAFRYSAEEGTAAARFGDPVPRRTAYDRWRRVMGAQRAIARRLNRAMIGMEIEVLVEGADDAQGYVLRGRHRGQAPEVDGVTYLVSCEAKVGDIVRARVIDSSDHDLVAEPI; from the coding sequence ATGGCTCGAAGACGCGCGCAGCGCACCGTCCACTTCGTCTCCCTCGGCTGCCCGAAGAACAGGGTCGACACAGAGGTGCTCGCCGGCCTCGCCGCGCGCGCCGGGCTCGCGATCGTCGGCGCGCCTTCGGCCGCGGACGTCATCGTCGTCAACACCTGCGGCTTCATCGAGAGCGCCCGTGAGGAGTCGGTCGCCGCCCTGCTCGACATGGCGCGCTTCAAGGAGGGCGGGCGCTGTCGCCTGCTCGTCGCCGCCGGGTGCCTCGCCCAGCGCTACGGCGCCGAGCTAGCCGCCCAGCTGCCCGAGGTCGACGCGTTCCTCGGCACGTCCGAGCTCGAGCGGCTCGGCGACGTGCTCGCTGGCGAGGCGGATCGCGTGCTCGTCGGCCCGGCGGCGCACCACCTCCAGGCCGCGGGCACGCCGCGCTTCCTCGAGCCGGGCGCGCCGTCGGCGTACGTGAAGATCGCGGACGGCTGCTCGCGCCGCTGCGCCTTCTGCGCCATCCCCGGGATCCGCGGCCCGGCGCGTTCGAGGCCGACAGCCGAGATCTTCGCCGAGGCCTCGCGGCTCGCGGAGCGCGGCGTCGTGGAGCTGAACCTCGTGGCGCAGGACACCTCGGCGTACGGCCGCGATCTCGGCGGCGGCGCGGATCTCGTCGCGCTCGTTCGCGCGCTCGAGGCGGTCGAGGGCGTGCGGTGGATCCGGCTCCTCTACCTCTACCCGGACGGCGTGCCCGACGCGCTGCTCGAGGTGATGGCGGGCTCGCCCAAGCTCGTCCCGTACCTCGACGTCCCGATCCAGCACGCGAGCGCCGCCGTGCTGCGCCGCATGCGCCGCGGCCACGGTCCGGTCGCGCTCCGCAGGCTCGTCGCCCGCGCGCGCCGGATCGTCCCGGGAGTCTTCCTGCGCACCGCGGTGCTCGTCGGCCACCCGGGCGAGACCGCCGCCGACTTCGACGAGCTGCTCGCGTTCGTGCGCTCGGCCGCGTTCCACCACTTGGGCGCGTTCCGGTACAGCGCCGAGGAGGGAACGGCGGCGGCCCGATTCGGCGATCCGGTCCCGCGGCGCACGGCCTACGACCGCTGGCGCCGCGTCATGGGCGCGCAGCGGGCGATCGCGCGGCGGCTCAACCGCGCGATGATCGGGATGGAGATCGAGGTGCTCGTCGAGGGCGCGGACGACGCGCAGGGCTACGTGCTCCGCGGCCGGCACCGCGGCCAGGCGCCCGAGGTGGACGGCGTGACGTACCTCGTGTCGTGCGAGGCGAAGGTGGGCGACATCGTCCGGGCCCGGGTGATCGATTCTTCCGACCACGACCTGGTTGCCGAGCCGATCTAG
- a CDS encoding Rpn family recombination-promoting nuclease/putative transposase — protein sequence MGERDRGYRKLFSHPEMVRDLLTGFVKEDWVEELDLSTLERQNGSYIADDLRERQDDAVWRVRFRDSWLYVYVLLEFQSAVDRFMAVRMMTYVGLLYQDLVQRKELVDGALLPPVVPIVLHAGDEGWSAATDVAELVCDAPFGLDRWRPRVSYLLLEEHALATSLDPSLRNLAAALFRLEHDRGARATIELVAALAEWLGAPGQAELRRAFEVLIERVLRPEAEPTGTAPTLEETKAMLETKMARWEREWQERSEAHGRAALLVRLLERKFGALDAAARARVESADPERLLCFADRVLDATDLESVLAD from the coding sequence ATGGGCGAACGCGATCGCGGATATCGGAAGCTGTTTTCACACCCGGAGATGGTGCGCGACCTGCTCACCGGCTTCGTGAAGGAGGACTGGGTCGAGGAGCTCGATCTCTCGACGCTCGAGCGCCAGAACGGGAGCTACATCGCCGACGACTTGCGCGAGCGCCAGGACGACGCGGTGTGGCGGGTCCGCTTCCGCGACTCGTGGCTGTACGTCTACGTGCTGCTCGAGTTCCAGAGCGCCGTGGATCGTTTCATGGCGGTGCGGATGATGACCTACGTCGGGCTGCTCTATCAAGACCTCGTGCAGCGCAAGGAGCTCGTCGACGGCGCGCTCCTACCGCCGGTGGTTCCCATCGTTTTGCACGCAGGCGACGAAGGCTGGAGCGCAGCGACCGACGTCGCCGAGCTCGTGTGCGACGCCCCCTTCGGCCTCGATCGCTGGCGGCCGCGCGTCTCGTACCTGCTCCTCGAGGAGCACGCGCTCGCGACATCGCTGGATCCGTCGCTGCGCAACCTCGCCGCGGCGCTGTTTCGCTTGGAGCACGACCGCGGCGCGCGTGCTACAATCGAGCTCGTCGCCGCACTCGCCGAGTGGCTGGGGGCGCCGGGCCAGGCCGAGCTGCGGCGGGCGTTCGAGGTGTTGATCGAACGGGTGCTGCGGCCCGAGGCTGAACCGACGGGCACGGCGCCGACGCTGGAGGAGACGAAGGCGATGCTCGAGACGAAGATGGCGCGGTGGGAGCGCGAGTGGCAGGAACGCAGCGAGGCGCACGGGCGGGCTGCCCTGTTGGTGCGGCTCTTGGAGAGGAAGTTCGGCGCGCTCGACGCCGCCGCGCGCGCCAGGGTCGAGTCGGCGGATCCGGAACGGCTGCTCTGCTTCGCGGATCGCGTGCTCGACGCCACTGATCTCGAATCCGTTCTCGCGGATTGA